A window of Bombus terrestris chromosome 4, iyBomTerr1.2, whole genome shotgun sequence genomic DNA:
AAGATGTCCAGATGTCGCAGTGTTGTTGCAACCGTGGCTGGCAATCACGGCTTCGTTCGACTTCCTCCGTCGCGTTACGCGAATTTgatgaaagaagaaattgaCTAAATTTTACCCGTGCCTCGTCTTACGATGGGGACGAGTCGCGTTGTCGACGAGATGGGGATGAGACGAGACAAGAACCGCGGATCACGAATGGCCGTGGCCACGGTGTACACTTTACCGAGATCTGAACCCGTGATCCTTGATGGCTGAGACCAACGTGCCGAGCTTTCAACTCGCGCTTTTCACCGTGTTTCGATATATACCGACTGGATTTGTGATTAGAATATTCTGACTATATACCGACTACACCACTAACGCCGGCGCTATAACCATGTTCCTAGATTAGACGAAGCTTTGGGAAGAAGACGTTGAGCGCGTTTGAGGATCGTTTGAGACCGGTAAGTGACTGTGGTGGGTTTGCCGCCGTCGCCGAGCCGAGATCGCTGGGGCTTTAGAACGTCTAGTACTTGCCAAGTGCCGCGGGGATGATAGCTCCGTGAGAGCCGAGTCCAGCGTGGATGGCGCCAGATGGTCCGTTGATCACAGCAACACCACCGTCGTGTCCGCCAATTCCAGCGCCGATTCCGGCACCACCACCCACAACAGCGATGGCACCTGAAAATACCAAATAGCTTGGTAAAATATATGTTCCAACTCCTTCGCTCCTATATCATATATCATTGTTGTTTCTTAATGTCGATCATTCGACCGGAATACAGACCAGCACCACCGAGTCCGAGTCCAGCGCCACCGAGACCACCAGGCGCAGCAGCAGCGGCAGAGCCAGAGCTACCGTCGTCACCGTTGATGTTGCCACTGCCAGCATAGAAGGCTACACCTCCCGTAGATGGTCCTACCAAGTTGGCACGACCCTGGGACGGTCCAACGATGGTGGCGGTACCAGCAGAAGCACCCAAGGAGGTGAATGGACCAGTAGCAGGTCCCACGAGACCAGCTGGGCCGGTACGAGGTCCACCAACGTTCTTGGCACCTTCTTGGGGTCCTACGCTGTCAGATGGTCCACTCTGGGGTCCAACGTTAGCCTTGGGTCCTTCAGCGGGTCCAATGTCAGCCCTGCCTCCGATCACTCCTGCTCGACAGAATAAAAGGAATCCCGGTGAACGACTGTCCCTCTCGTGGTAATTCCTCTTTACGTTCAATTCCACGACGAGTTACGCACCACCAGAGACAATCTGTTGAACACCAGCAGCACCAGCCGCCGCCGCGGATCCAGCGGCATAGCTGGCACCGAGAGCTGAGGATCCCAAGCTGGACGCTCCCTCTTGGAGAGATCTTGCGCTACCAGCACCTGCTGCAAGTCCACCGGAGAGACTAGCACCTCCGCCGACTAGGCCAACTCCAGCGATGCCTCCTCCAAGATCAACTCCGAGACCTCCACCAACTCCAAGGCCGCCAACGCCATGACCTCCAGCAAGAGCAATGCCAGGTCCATGTGCGATTCCGGCACGGGCCGTTGCTACTGCTAGACAGGCGAACACAACCTGCGACCAGGTAAGTTCCGGTCAGTATCGCTCGTTTCTCGTTATACGACCAATTTGTTTCTAAGCTATTGTTCGTTTCGTATCGTTACATTATGTGTCTATGTAGGTAAGTTCGTGAAAGGTGTACGCGTGGCACGGTAATATCGCGAAGTGAAATCAGCGaggaagaaaaaacgaaaacgAACGAAGACGAACTATCCTCAGCGCTGGTTTACGGAAGCAACGTTCGACTATCGCCGTGAATTCAGACTCTCATTGACTTGGCACCGATTACCACGTGCCCCGTTGTAACATAACCGCGGCTTTCACTTTCGATACTCGCTACACGCTTATAGACTGGCCGCGCGTGCGGCGTTCCGCGGCATCGGGAAACGATTCCCGGCACCTGGGAAAACGTCGTCCCTCAACACGATCGCCTTTAAAGCGTGAAAGCTACGATGTGACTGGTTTTTGCCTCGTTTAATATCAAAGTCCGAAGAAACGATAACCGGATGGAAGTCGAGCGTGAAATTTCGCAACGTTCTACGTCCGTCGATATCATAACGACTGCGTGTTATTGGGGAAAATGCGAACTCGAGACACAGTGTTGTAACGTTTCGCAATTCGAAATAATACCGAACCTTCCTCGAAAGTTCTCCGTTATCCACAATGAATTCTTTTTACCACGCTTCAAGTAAATATtagagaaagaaatttctttttagttctattttataaaagaaaaaccgATCTGTTTGCGTTTTATGCAATCGCGTATTATCCTAACGTAATCCGTATAATGCAAATCGACATTCGTAATTGATCGACGAGCAATGTCTTCTGGAAATCGCGAGTTACAAACACGGTGAACAGATGTTACTTCTTTTTAGAAATCCGCCGAAGGCGCAATTTCGAGTTAACGCGAACCGATTATTTCCTTCGGCCATTTTTCTTACCATTACTAGAAACGACCGGTTCTCGAGCATCGTACCGCGAATCGATCAGGACTGTACCTTCGAAACGAGGAGAAAATCAAGTGAAACAGGCTGAGAAGAGATGGAAAACTCGACCGTTTAAGTCGACAAAAAGAGAACGCGTTTATGTGCGTGTGACGGAAGTTGGAAAATCGGTTGAACGACGCGTCACGCCCAAGCTCTCACGAGTGTTGCACTTAAACGAGTGCACCGTTGCCCTGCCATTATGCATATCTAACGACTTCGCGAAACTTTCACATCCCGTTTACATGGAACCGTGGCAATCCGTGTGACGTGGTCGACCGAGCGTTCTCGCGACCCAGCGATCGGAAAACGACCGAACCCGATGTGTTGTTTCGAAACCGAACCGGTACTTTGCATAGATCGTTTACGATCCTTCGAGATTTATGAAATCGCGTTGGCGAGAATCGTTAGAGCTAGTTACTTCTACGAATTAATCGCAGGGAACTTAATTGCGTTCGAAGAAACGACGCGCAACCGGTAGAACTAATGAGAATCGATTGAGCTAATTTGGATTCGCTTTCAGGTTAAAAATCGGACGATGGATAAGGTAAGCAAACCGAGAAGGAAATCGGTGAGCCGAGAGAACGATGACGAACGGTATTCGTGAATGAAGATGCACCGAGAATAAAACCGGTCGCGGGTTCGGTTGCTCGCTGAATGACGATGATACTATTACAACCGGTTCCACGGTCAGTGTACCGTACAACGAGGACTTCTTGCCGCATGAATGGAGCGCGTAAGAAGGGCAAAG
This region includes:
- the LOC100645188 gene encoding glycine-rich cell wall structural protein 1, whose amino-acid sequence is MKAFVVFACLAVATARAGIAHGPGIALAGGHGVGGLGVGGGLGVDLGGGIAGVGLVGGGASLSGGLAAGAGSARSLQEGASSLGSSALGASYAAGSAAAAGAAGVQQIVSGGVIGGRADIGPAEGPKANVGPQSGPSDSVGPQEGAKNVGGPRTGPAGLVGPATGPFTSLGASAGTATIVGPSQGRANLVGPSTGGVAFYAGSGNINGDDGSSGSAAAAAPGGLGGAGLGLGGAGAIAVVGGGAGIGAGIGGHDGGVAVINGPSGAIHAGLGSHGAIIPAALGKY